In Hippoglossus hippoglossus isolate fHipHip1 chromosome 24, fHipHip1.pri, whole genome shotgun sequence, a single genomic region encodes these proteins:
- the gareml gene encoding GRB2-associated and regulator of MAPK protein: protein MEKLSGSLSEITWSPLALPLDAVVSKYRLPTLVRLSHGECVEGLSEEDVVLLHSCRQWTTVTAHSLEEGHYVIGPKIDIPLQYQGKFKLLDEDRDVRDPVQYFSSVEEVAGVFPDRVFVMETITFSVKVVSGEFSEDSEPYSFTLQAGDELSLMGKAELLCATPSKEKTGLSALLRRLGKTPRSKTPCLVCMNHRTNQSVSLPFGCRGRFCTRSPLEQGMLGGEHTVRSIIERVRLPVNVSVPSRPPRNPYDRHAVREGHRYKLLNIVSKTVVLCMVLRRQEVSPSHFLLLRCMPRFNVAEASVHTAALESLLLRHAFDPDAYSRAVRETRPELECMTEECVSPRRSRMCGSGQDSMAPALQRLSMCGYGGGVSDSLSQRCRDSFGERMGEGPGEEREYMTPEWTEAEMRTSEEIPYEELWTNQSAEGLGKEPTLISFHSSSSLDGSLGTVVTRVSTPPPVPPKSDAVREECRYLIAPPVPPRCSKGGSISSPVPSPPVPPRFPKNSTSPRPNLSFYSSGLHGSCSPSPDASLYCYPCSWADCPAPNPASPEPVATISADNTANPQPAQATWAEPWVDSFTSSGPRLRPPPPQSRFAPFGALNPFNRQSPCPSPEPAPNPTTDASRGAEGGGTSIVVIEGLSLSPDPTWRPPADLSALSLEEVSACLRFIGLSEAAVAIFQRERIDGSLLVQLTEDILSHDFHLSRLHVTKIKQFIQGWRPKI from the exons ATGGAGAAGTTGTCGGGGAGCCTGTCGGAGATCACCTGGAGCCCGTTGGCGCTGCCGCTGGACGCGGTGGTCAGTAAATACCGTCTGCCCACCCTGGTCCGCCTGTCTCACG gtgaATGTGTGGAGGGTCTGTCggaggaggatgtggtgctgttACACTCCTGTCGTCAGTGGACCACAGTGACGGCCCACAGCTTAGAGGAGGGACACTACGTCATTGGACCCAAGATAGACATCCCTCTGCAATACCAGG GCAAGTTCAAGTTGTTGGATGAAGACCGGGACGTCAGGGACCCAGTCCAGTATTTTTCCAGTGTGGAGGAAGTTGCTGGCGTCTTCCCCGACCGGGTCTTTGTCATGGAGACGATCACCTTCAGTGTCAAG GTGGTCTCGGGGGAGTTCAGCGAGGACAGTGAGCCCTACAGCTTCACTCTGCAGGCTGGAGACGAGCTGTCACTCATGGGAAAAGCAGAGCTCCTCTGTGCCACACCCTCAAAGGAGAAGACGGGACTGAGCGCGCTCCTGAGACGCCTCGGAAAGACCCCTAGGA gtaAAACTCCCTGCCTGGTCTGTATGAATCATCGCACCAATCAGAGCGTCAGCCTGCCCTTTGGCTGCCGTGGACGCTTTTGCACACGCTCCCCTCTGGAGCAGGGCATGCTGGGAGGGGAGCACACGGTACGCAGCATAATCGAGAGGGTTCGCCTCCCCGTCAACGTGTCCGTACCTTCACGACCGCCACGGAACCCCTACGACCGGCATGCGGTGCGAGAGGGCCACCGCTACAAGCTGCTCAACATCGTCAGCAAGACGGTGGTGCTCTGCATGGTGCTTCGCCGACAGGAAGTCTCCCCCTCCCATTTCCTGCTGCTGCGCTGCATGCCCAGGTTTAACGTGGCCGAGGCCTCTGTTCACACAGCGGCGCTGGAGAGTCTTCTACTGCGACACGCGTTCGACCCAGACGCCTATTCTCGTGCGGTGAGAGAAACTCGGCCAGAGCTGGAGTGTATGACGGAGGAGTGCGTGAGCCCGCGCCGCTCACGCATGTGTGGGTCGGGTCAGGACTCGATGGCGCCGGCACTGCAGCGCCTCTCAATGTGCGGATATGGGGGCGGGGTTTCGGACAGCCTATCACAGCGATGCAGGGACTCTTTtggagagagaatgggggagggaccaggtgaggagagggagTATATGACTCCTGAGTGGACTGAAGCTGAAATGAGGACCAGTGAGGAAATCCCTTACGAGGAActctggaccaatcagagcgcagAGGGCTTGGGGAAGGAGCCAACCCTCATCTCCTTCCATTCGTCTTCGTCATTGGACGGCTCTCTTGGTACCGTGGTGACCAGAGTGTCTACGCCGCCGCCTGTACCTCCAAAATCTGATGCT GTGAGAGAGGAGTGCCGCTACTTGATCGCCCCTCCGGTCCCCCCGCGCTGCTCTAAAGGGGGCTCCATCTCCAGCCCGGTGCCCAGCCCGCCCGTCCCACCGCGATTCCCCAAAAACTCCACCTCCCCGAGACCCAACCTTTCTTTCTACTCCTCTGGACTCCACGGCAG ctgctctccctctccagaCGCCTCCTTATACTGTTACCCGTGCTCCTGGGCCGACTGTCCCGCCCCCAACCCCGCCAGTCCTGAGCCAGTCGCTACCATCTCTGCAGACAACACAGCCAATCCTCAGCCAGCACAGGCCACCTGGGCGGAGCCGTGGGTGGATTCCTTCACCTCCTCCGGACCCCGCCTCAGGCCGCCACCTCCACAGAGTCGATTCGCTCCCTTTGGGGCGTTGAACCCCTTCAACCGCCAGTCCCCTTGCCCCTCGCCTGAGCCTGCTCCCAATCCCACAACAGATGCCTCCAGAGGTGCAGAGGGTGGTGGGACATCCATAGTGGTCATTGAGGGGCTGTCCCTGTCCCCTGACCCCACCTGGCGGCCTCCTGCAGACCTGTCTGCCCTGTCGTTGGAGGAGGTGTCGGCGTGTCTGCGGTTCATCGGCCTATCGGAGGCAGCGGTGGCCATTTTCCAGAGGGAGCGAATAGACGGCAGCCTCCTGGTGCAGCTGACTGAGGACATCCTGTCACATGACTTCCACCTGAGCCGACTCCATGTCACCAAGATCAAACAGTTCATACAGGGCTGGAGGCCCAagatttaa
- the fhit gene encoding bis(5'-adenosyl)-triphosphatase yields the protein MSTLRFGQHLIKASAVFLQTELSFALVNRKPVVPGHVLVCPLRPVERFRDLHPEELADLFKTTQLVADLVEKHFSATSLTIAIQDGPEAGQTVKHVHVHVLPRREGDFQRNDSVYEELQRHDRESEDAPSGWRSEEEMGAEAADLRRRLLQRT from the coding sequence ATGTCCACTCTTCGCTTCGGGCAGCACCTGATCAAGGCCTCGGCGGTTTTCCTGCAGACGGAACTCAGCTTCGCTCTGGTCAACCGGAAGCCCGTGGTGCCGGGGCACGTGCTCGTGTGCCCGCTCCGACCCGTGGAGCGGTTCCGGGACCTCCACCCGGAGGAGCTGGCGGATCTATTCAAAACCACCCAGCTGGTCGCGGACCTGGTGGAGAAGCACTTCAGCGCCACCTCGCTCACCATCGCCATCCAGGACGGTCCCGAGGCCGGACAGACCGTGAAGCACGTCCACGTGCACGTGCTGCCCCGGAGGGAGGGCGACTTCCAGAGGAACGACAGCGTCTacgaggagctgcagagacacgaCCGGGAGAGTGAGGACGCGCCCTCCGGGTGGAGGtcggaggaggagatgggagcGGAGGCTGCGGACCTGAGGAGGAGGCTCCTGCAGAGGACATGA
- the atp5mpl gene encoding ATP synthase subunit ATP5MPL, mitochondrial — MAGRVLASWWAKMGPYYTKAYPEMWVGLGIMTYLYYKVSYGGKKAVKDKPTH; from the exons ATGGCTGGACGTGTACTTGCATCTTGGTGGGCCAAGATGGGCCCTTACTACACAAAGGCATACCCAGAGATGTGGGTTGGCCTTGGCATCATGACGTACCTGTACTACAAAGTCTCCTATGGGG gcaAGAAGGCCGTGAAGGACA AGCCTACCCACTGA